One window of the Entelurus aequoreus isolate RoL-2023_Sb linkage group LG18, RoL_Eaeq_v1.1, whole genome shotgun sequence genome contains the following:
- the LOC133634105 gene encoding zinc finger protein 665-like gives MGEVTQAADDGAKQSSLPEPLLIILAPPPPFLPLADDQSTFWHKWLKAFERYLRALGEEQLTDSSKCALLQNCLGQDGQHVFAALVPQDTSYAAAIAALTAYFSGDLGSQASLLRFHQRAQITDESAEQFVCALEALLAPFDCGASHDELILSQLIEKTKWPKLRERLRSQRETLTLAAALQIAKAVESAMNDDDEDVKPPVQRRKSGRHRKVKFEPDDSGSSSRLIKQEESSDEANGDEDPAPKRRRTCPVCMDRHFPNMHKLARHMRTHTNEKPFSCPVCGTLFSQSYHMTRHMRVQHNAAQHVCPVCCDSFKSMEELKNHKRAHVPQVLLCPYCPERFPDDDAFLSHVETHTEKKREGDTPVEAMASSKEDVEEKDKIEPAAWKETSSLVGATGACKKSHVCSMCNSSFNRAGKLARHYRTHTKEKPFRCPVCSLSFSESYHMTRHQRQKHGLRPYTCAKCGKTMGTWQELKKHRTTHSAKRLTCPACKECFKNKALLESHLKSHTEIPSDPHSLICTECGKVFGRMYHLKRHIMAHRKAGNGECYTCAECHRSYAFAEDLKKHLRKHAKENSGTCPRCDQKFGSREELEAHMVAHKTSYLCSVCGKKFKVEYALKKHEQKHKEAHYYCTLCDKSFSKLSHYKRHEAVHDRRECRCPHCDCIFLKLTALKYHLQTHTEERPHQCTWCVETFEDKESLELHCLKHRKFRKERPYHCTRCDHAFATLAELTEHMGDHGGQPPLNCEICGRTFLNRSKLERHLSIHTGERPHLCAHCGNGFPSAAGLKQHVHIHTGEKPFSCPQCAKSFSSASGLRLHGRKHTEAPRRFECPDCGRTYGRMTELKMHQRYHMGDKPFSCTYCSKSFVSKHKLMVHTRVHTGERPYSCPHCGQTFTQTGDRNRHINKFHS, from the coding sequence ATGGGTGAAGTGACTCAAGCTGCTGATGACGGGGCGAAGCAATCCTCCCTTCCAGAACCGCTGCTCATCATCCTGGCCCCGCCTCCACCTTTCCTCCCTTTGGCGGACGACCAGAGCACTTTTTGGCACAAGTGGCTCAAAGCCTTCGAGCGCTACCTGAGGGCGCTCGGCGAAGAGCAGCTGACCGACTCCAGTAAATGCGCACTTTTACAGAACTGCCTCGGCCAAGACGGTCAGCACGTCTTCGCGGCGCTGGTCCCGCAGGACACCTCGTACGCGGCAGCCATCGCGGCGCTGACCGCCTACTTCAGCGGCGATCTCGGCTCTCAGGCGAGCTTGCTCCGCTTCCATCAGAGAGCCCAGATCACCGACGAGAGCGCCGAGCAGTTTGTGTGCGCCTTGGAGGCTCTGCTGGCTCCTTTCGACTGCGGCGCCTCGCACGATGAGCTGATCCTGAGTCAGCTGATTGAAAAAACCAAGTGGCCGAAACTCCGAGAGCGGCTGCGCTCGCAAAGGGAAACGCTGACGTTGGCCGCGGCTTTGCAGATCGCTAAAGCGGTGGAGTCTGCCATGAATGATGATGACGAGGATGTGAAGCCTCCGGTCCAACGACGTAAAAGCGGAAGACATCGGAAGGTCAAATTTGAGCCCGACGACAGCGGCTCTTCGTCGCGTCTCATAAAGCAAGAGGAAAGCTCAGATGAAGCAAACGGCGACGAAGACCCGGCTCCCAAAAGACGTCGTACATGTCCGGTGTGCATGGACAGACACTTCCCCAACATGCACAAGCTGGCCCGACACATGAGGACGCACACCAACGAGAAACCCTTCAGCTGCCCCGTCTGCGGCACGCTCTTCAGCCAGTCCTACCACATGACCCGGCACATGCGGGTGCAGCACAACGCCGCCCAGCACGTGTGCCCCGTGTGCTGCGACAGCTTCAAGAGCATGGAAGAGCTGAAGAACCACAAGAGGGCGCACGTCCCGCAGGTCCTTCTGTGTCCTTACTGTCCCGAGAGGTTCCCGGACGACGACGCCTTTTTAAGCCACGTCGAAACCCACACGGAGAAGAAGCGGGAAGGCGACACGCCCGTAGAAGCGATGGCGTCTTCTAAAGAGGACGTAGAGGAAAAGGACAAAATTGAGCCGGCCGCTTGGAAGGAGACGTCTTCTCTTGTCGGCGCCACCGGCGCCTGCAAGAAGAGCCACGTGTGCTCCATGTGCAACTCCAGCTTCAACCGGGCCGGCAAGCTCGCCCGACACTATCGGACGCACACCAAGGAGAAACCCTTCCGGTGTCCCGTCTGCTCGCTCAGCTTCAGCGAGTCGTACCACATGACCCGGCACCAGCGGCAGAAGCACGGGCTGCGGCCGTACACCTGTGCCAAGTGCGGCAAGACCATGGGCACCTGGCAGGAGCTGAAAAAGCACCGCACGACTCACTCGGCTAAAAGACTGACGTGTCCCGCCTGCAAGGAGTGCTTCAAAAACAAAGCCCTCTTGGAGAGTCACCTCAAGTCCCACACGGAGATCCCGTCAGACCCGCACTCGCTCATCTGCACCGAGTGCGGGAAAGTGTTTGGCCGCATGTACCACCTGAAGAGGCACATCATGGCGCATCGCAAGGCGGGCAACGGCGAATGCTACACCTGCGCCGAGTGTCACAGGAGCTACGCCTTTGCGGAGGACCTCAAAAAACACCTGAGGAAGCACGCCAAGGAGAACAGCGGAACGTGTCCGAGATGCGACCAGAAGTTCGGCAGCCGGGAGGAGCTGGAGGCGCACATGGTGGCTCATAAGACCAGCTACCTGTGCAGCGTCTGCGGGAAGAAGTTCAAGGTGGAGTACGCCCTGAAAAAGCACGAGCAGAAGCACAAAGAGGCGCACTACTATTGCACCTTGTGCGACAAGAGTTTCAGCAAGCTGTCGCACTACAAGCGGCACGAGGCGGTGCACGACCGGCGTGAATGCAGATGTCCGCACTGCGACTGCATCTTTCTCAAGCTCACGGCCCTGAAGTATCACCTCCAGACGCACACCGAGGAGAGACCCCACCAGTGCACCTGGTGCGTGGAGACCTTCGAGGACAAGGAGAGCCTGGAGCTGCACTGCCTCAAGCACAGGAAGTTCCGGAAAGAGCGCCCGTACCACTGCACCCGCTGCGACCACGCCTTCGCCACGCTGGCGGAGCTCACCGAGCACATGGGCGACCACGGCGGGCAGCCGCCGCTCAACTGCGAGATCTGCGGCCGCACCTTCCTCAACCGCAGCAAGCTGGAGAGGCACCTGAGCATCCACACGGGCGAGCGGCCGCACCTGTGCGCGCACTGCGGCAACGGCTTCCCGTCGGCCGCCGGCCTCAAGCAGCACGTGCACATCCACACGGGCGAGAAGCCCTTCTCGTGTCCGCAGTGTGCCAAGTCCTTCAGCTCGGCCAGCGGGCTGCGGCTGCACGGCCGGAAGCACACGGAGGCCCCGCGCCGGTTCGAGTGCCCCGACTGCGGTCGGACGTACGGACGCATGACTGAGCTGAAGATGCACCAGCGCTACCACATGGGGGACAAGCCTTTCTCCTGCACGTACTGCAGCAAAAGCTTTGTCAGCAAACACAAGCTGATGGTTCACACTCGCGTCCACACGGGCGAGAGGCCGTACTCGTGTCCCCACTGCGGACAGACTTTCACACAGACCGGAGACAGGAACAGACACATCAATAAGTTCCACTCGTGA